The proteins below come from a single Drosophila miranda strain MSH22 chromosome Y unlocalized genomic scaffold, D.miranda_PacBio2.1 Contig_Y1_pilon, whole genome shotgun sequence genomic window:
- the LOC117190119 gene encoding uncharacterized protein LOC117190119, translated as MPNAMETTTSSKKPFKVKDVTRNIKKAVCGASLEEIRDKVAEKFGNGDHVPTIHLDSDGTEIDDEEYFRTLGENTELVAVFPGEHWIDPTHYVTITTAHGGETVTGNGDISSGGVGGGVGGSCDGGDTTDANHSESAARIRQLVGQLQNNLCNVSVMNDADLDSLSNMDPNSLVDITGKEFMEQLKDAGRPLCAKRNAEDRLNLLKLLKAGAIFCSERYPEDAEAIDREIGRQLNEAESGHVTATSASNTRTIEVVQCDNQNTTITITVAEASSTCMATGNGSLSSVEAAANEANANANANANGNAGGDI; from the exons GTCAAGGACGTAACGCGAAACATTAAGAAGGCCGTGTGCGGCGCCAGCCTGGAGGAGATACGGGACAAGGTGGCGGAGAAGTTCGGCAATGGTGACCACGTGCCCACCATCCACCTGGACTCGGATGGCACCGAAATCGACGATGAGGAGTACTTTCGCACGCTCGGCGAGAACACAGAGCTGGTGGCTGTCTTCCCCGGCGAGCACTGGATCGAT CCCACGCACTACGTGACCATAACGACGGCGCATGGCGGCGAGACCGTGACTGGCAACGGCGACATCTCTTCaggaggagtaggaggagGAGTCGGTGGAAGCTGTGACGGAGGCGACACCACCGATGCCAACCACTCGGAGTCGGCGGCACGCATCCGGCAGCTGGTCGGACAGCTGCAGAACAATCTCTGCAACGTGTCCGTGATGAACGATGCGGATCTGGACTCGTTGTCCAACATGGATCCCAATTCATTGGTGGACATCACCGGAAAAGAGTTTATGGAGCAGCTAAAGGACGCGGGCAG ACCGCTGTGCGCCAAGCGCAATGCCGAGGATCGTCTGAATTTGCTGAAGCTGCTCAAGGCCGGAGCCATCTTCTGCTCGGAACGCTATCCGGAAGATGCCGAGGCCATCGACCGCGAGATCGGGCGCCAGCTGAACGAGGCGGAGAGCGGACACGTGACGGCCACATCGGCCAGCAACACCCGCACCATCGAGGTGGTGCAGTGCGACAATCAGAACACGACGATCACCATTACTGTTGCCGAGGCCAGCAGCACCTGCATGGCCACGGGCAACGGTTCGCTCTCCTCGGTGGAGGCGGCGGCCAACGAGGctaatgccaatgccaatgccaatgcgaACGGGAATGCCGGTGGAGACATCTGA
- the LOC117190118 gene encoding uncharacterized protein LOC117190118, translating to MSCAKLELGKWVSNTKGIAEEDTDAYTQPTQWSPVKVLGLYWHPGKDTLTYNVGLSANPNCTKRQVLSDVSRIFDPLGLLAPVVVQFKILFQRLWLLNLDWDDPLPTKLADNWLKWRADLDTLQQFQLPRLVVNYADNIELHGFSDASIKAYAAVVYSRVIHDDGSVSVSLVAAKTRVAPLKQQSLPRLELCGALLLSQLIRSIKAGLRHKDTTVFAWCDSTIVLSWLSYAPAQLKTFVGNRTSEILDSIPCHAWRHVDSKTNPADCASRGLMAADLIDFRLWWTGPSWLRDNDQFLVKLNNSKFYVTLSETGIQNEVKTNCLSTLAESQLDNPLEELIARVSSWRKLVHTIGYVLRFIQRTKHPSRDRSSQSLTFHEIRTARILCLRYAQTCFQYDYQLLLAKKPLRSRSQLVKLSPIIDKDNLLRVGGRLHHSQLLEEAKHPVLLPKTHRITKLILEHEHRVNLHPGVSALFVIVRQRFWIFGARNLVRKITHECLACFRQRQHTSQQRMADLPSIRITQALPFVNTGCDYAGPILLKDGKVRKPRISKGYICLFVCLVTSAIHLELATDLTTETFLAALRRFISLRGKCAKIYSDNGTNFIGAKRSLDEMQTLLASQQHTDLVTHTLADDGIQWVFIPPGSPHWGGKWESAVRSVKLHLRRVVGTLMLTFEQMRTLLAQVSAVVNSRPVSHRILRSTIYRRLTS from the exons ATGTCCTGCGCCAAGCTAGAGCTCGGGAAATGGGTATCCAATACCAAAGGCATAGCAGAGGAGGATACCGACGCCTACACACAACCAACTCAATGGTCACCAGTAAAG GTTCTGGGACTCTACTGGCATCCTGGAAAGGACACGCTAACATACAATGTGGGTCTATCTGCAAATCCTAACTGCACAAAAAGACAAGTCTTGTCCGATGTTTCACGGATATTCGACCCACTTGGACTCTTGGCACCCGTCGTGGTTCAGTTCAAGATTCTTTTTCAGCGACTATGGTTACTCAATCTGGATTGGGATGATCCACTTCCAACAAAACTGGCGGACAATTGGCTGAAGTGGCGCGCTGACCTCGACACATTGCAGCAGTTTCAACTACCACGTTTGGTTGTCAACTACGCAGACAACATCGAGTTGCACGGATTCTCCGATGCTTCTATCAAGGCATACGCGGCTGTAGTTTACAGCAGAGTAATACACGACGACGGCTCTGTGTCCGTATCTTTAGTGGCTGCAAAGACAAGGGTGGCTCCACTCAAGCAGCAATCCTTGCCACGCCTGGAGCTTTGCGGAGCACTTCTTCTGAGCCAACTCATACGATCAATTAAGGCTGGATTACGACACAAAGATACAACTGTATTTGCATGGTGCGACTCTACAATTGTATTATCGTGGTTATCATATGCACCAGCCCAGCTGAAGACGTTTGTTGGGAATCGAACCTCGGAAATTCTGGATTCCATTCCATGCCATGCTTGGCGTCATGTGGACTCCAAAACAAACCCAGCTGACTGTGCGTCCAGAGGCCTCATGGCTGCCGATCTCATCGACTTTCGGCTGTGGTGGACTGGTCCTTCATGGCTACGTGACAACGATCAATTCTTGGTAAAGTTGAACAACTCAAAGTTTTACGTTACTCTTTCAGAAACTGGCATACAAAACGAAGTCAAAACCAATTGTTTGTCTACATTGGCCGAATCACAATTGGATAATCCGCTGGAAGAACTAATAGCCCGAGTCTCCTCCTGGCGGAAGCTGGTGCACACTATTGGCTATGTCCTTCGCTTCATCCAACGCACAAAACATCCATCTCGGGACAGGAGCTCCCAATCTCTAACATTTCATGAGATACGGACTGCACGGATTCTGTGTTTGCGTTACGCGCAAACCTGCTTTCAATATGACTACCAATTGCTACTTGCCAAGAAGCCATTACGGAGCCGATCGCAGCTTGTGAAACTGTCACCAATCATTGACAAAGACAATCTACTCAGGGTCGGCGGACGATTGCATCACTCTCAATTGCTAGAAGAGGCGAAACATCCAGTTTTGCTGCCAAAGACTCATCGCATCACGAAACTGATCTTGGAACACGAGCACCGGGTCAACCTCCACCCTGGTGTCTCTGCACTCTTCGTAATTGTTCGGCAAAGGTTCTGGATATTTGGCGCACGTAACCTCGTACGCAAAATCACGCACGAATGTTTGGCATGCTTTCGACAAAGACAGCATACATCACAGCAACGAATGGCTGATCTACCCAGCATTCGTATCACACAAGCACTGCCATTTGTCAACACCGGTTGCGACTATGCTGGGCCAATCCTTCTCAAGGATGGCAAGGTTCGCAAACCACGTATAAGCAAGGGCTATATATGCCTATTCGTTTGCCTGGTCACATCGGCAATACATTTGGAACTTGCCACGGATCTCACCACTGAAACGTTCCTGGCTGCACTGCGGCGCTTCATATCTCTACGTGGCAAGTGTGCCAAAATCTACAGTGACAACGGCACAAATTTCATCGGCGCGAAACGCTCACTTGATGAAATGCAAACCCTACTGGCGTCACAGCAACACACCGACCTGGTTACTCATACCCTGGCGGATGACGGCATACAATGGGTATTCATTCCGCCTGGCTCACCTCATTGGGGTGGAAAATGGGAATCGGCAGTTCGATCTGTTAAACTGCACCTTCGACGAGTCGTCGGAACCTTAATGCTTACATTTGAGCAGATGCGTACCCTACTTGCGCAAGTCAGCGCAGTGGTCAACTCACGTCCTGTATCACACCGGATACTGAGGTCAACTATTTATCGCCGGCTCACTTCTTAA